A window of Bacillus sp. E(2018) contains these coding sequences:
- a CDS encoding YwqI/YxiC family protein: MSSEIKVVRSEVEPAFADLKNKIQALDTTNPNCTFSKTQMNVTTKMLEIEKLYYEILDNYKSTLTSVESDAWESIEAIFQTDQNLSRITK; encoded by the coding sequence ATGTCATCAGAAATTAAAGTAGTTAGAAGTGAGGTAGAACCTGCTTTTGCGGACTTGAAGAACAAGATACAAGCTTTAGACACGACTAATCCAAATTGCACATTTTCTAAAACTCAAATGAATGTCACAACTAAGATGTTAGAAATCGAAAAGCTTTATTATGAAATATTAGATAACTATAAATCCACTTTAACATCTGTTGAAAGTGATGCATGGGAAAGTATTGAAGCCATTTTTCAAACGGATCAGAACCTTTCCAGAATTACTAAATAA
- a CDS encoding carbohydrate kinase, which produces MSKLFSIGEVLIDFIPEQKGVALKDVISFERAPGGAPANVAAAVAKFGLESSMITKLGHDAFGDFLIEQLTKAGVETDKISRTKEANTGLAFVSLKDNGERDFSFYRKPSADLLLSKEEIDEKWFSEGDILHFCSVDLVESPMKEAHRTAVQFVKKKGGLVSFDPNVRLPLWESPADCRNAIHEFLPHSHIVKVSDEELEFITGIHDVDEAIQSLFVGDVQAVVYTKGAAGADLYVKNTKWEASGYKVEVQDTTGAGDAFIGGFLFKLLEAEAILETLVNVLQEHHVEILQFANASGALTASGKGAISALPNKEHVLELMNRD; this is translated from the coding sequence ATGTCAAAACTATTTTCAATCGGTGAAGTACTAATTGATTTTATTCCGGAACAAAAAGGTGTTGCCTTAAAAGATGTAATTTCGTTTGAACGTGCTCCTGGTGGGGCTCCGGCCAATGTTGCTGCTGCAGTTGCGAAATTTGGTTTAGAATCATCGATGATAACAAAACTTGGTCACGATGCGTTTGGTGATTTTCTTATCGAACAGCTGACGAAAGCAGGGGTAGAGACGGATAAGATCTCTCGAACAAAAGAAGCGAATACAGGGCTTGCTTTTGTTTCGTTAAAAGATAACGGTGAGCGCGATTTCTCCTTTTACCGAAAACCTTCTGCTGATCTGCTTCTGAGTAAAGAAGAGATCGATGAGAAGTGGTTTAGTGAAGGAGACATCCTTCATTTCTGTTCCGTGGACCTTGTCGAGAGTCCGATGAAAGAGGCACATCGGACAGCGGTTCAGTTTGTGAAGAAAAAAGGCGGGCTCGTGAGCTTTGACCCGAACGTGAGATTGCCTTTATGGGAAAGTCCGGCAGATTGTCGGAATGCGATTCATGAGTTTTTGCCACACTCACATATTGTGAAAGTATCCGATGAGGAGCTGGAATTCATCACAGGAATCCATGATGTTGATGAAGCCATTCAATCATTGTTTGTAGGTGATGTGCAAGCAGTTGTGTATACGAAGGGTGCAGCAGGAGCTGACCTCTACGTAAAAAACACGAAGTGGGAAGCATCTGGGTACAAGGTAGAAGTCCAAGATACAACGGGTGCAGGTGACGCGTTTATCGGTGGATTTTTGTTTAAACTGCTAGAGGCAGAAGCTATACTTGAGACTTTAGTAAACGTACTCCAAGAACACCATGTAGAAATCTTGCAGTTTGCGAATGCAAGCGGTGCATTAACGGCAAGTGGAAAAGGTGCGATTTCTGCATTGCCGAATAAGGAACATGTCTTGGAGTTAATGAATAGGGATTAA
- a CDS encoding NRAMP family divalent metal transporter, with translation MKKESKASILLGAAFLMATSAIGPGFLIQTTHFTSILAASFGFVILTSIIIDIGAQMNVWRIIAVSEKRAQDIANAVLPGLGVFLAVLIVIGGLAFNIGNIAGAGLGLNVLFGVSPTMGAVLSGIVAILVFVVREAGKAMDRFTQVAGFVMIALTVYVMFTAQPPVGEAVVKTFVPDTIDILAIVTLVGGTVGGYITFAGAHRLLDAGIKGKESLGEVTRSSVSAIGIASIMRIFLFLASLGIVAQGLAIDPANPPASVFKLAAGNVGYKMFGIVLWSAAITSVVGAAYTSVSFIRTLNPMFEKYSKWLTIGFISVSTVVFALVGKPVAILILVGALNGLILPISLGVILIAAYKPKIVGDYKHPMWMTIFGVVIVLVMAAMSVYTLYTEIPKLFA, from the coding sequence ATGAAGAAAGAGTCAAAAGCTAGTATTCTCTTAGGAGCCGCGTTCCTAATGGCGACATCTGCCATCGGGCCAGGATTCTTAATACAAACGACACACTTTACATCCATACTCGCTGCGAGTTTTGGTTTTGTTATTTTAACATCCATCATTATTGATATTGGAGCACAGATGAACGTATGGCGAATTATCGCTGTCTCTGAAAAAAGAGCACAAGATATCGCAAATGCCGTCCTTCCAGGCTTAGGTGTATTCCTAGCTGTATTAATTGTTATTGGAGGCCTAGCGTTTAACATCGGAAATATAGCCGGTGCTGGTCTTGGTCTAAACGTTCTGTTCGGCGTCTCCCCTACAATGGGAGCTGTACTAAGTGGTATCGTTGCCATCTTAGTATTCGTTGTTCGTGAAGCTGGTAAAGCGATGGACCGTTTCACACAAGTTGCTGGTTTCGTCATGATTGCATTGACTGTATATGTGATGTTCACTGCTCAACCTCCTGTTGGAGAAGCGGTTGTAAAAACCTTCGTACCTGACACGATTGATATTTTAGCCATCGTCACGCTTGTTGGTGGAACTGTCGGTGGATATATCACGTTTGCTGGGGCACACCGTTTACTCGATGCAGGAATTAAAGGAAAAGAAAGCTTAGGTGAAGTAACACGCAGTTCTGTTTCAGCGATTGGTATTGCATCGATTATGCGTATTTTCTTATTCTTAGCTTCACTTGGAATCGTAGCGCAAGGGTTAGCCATCGACCCAGCCAATCCACCAGCATCTGTATTTAAATTGGCAGCTGGTAATGTTGGATACAAAATGTTTGGGATTGTCTTATGGTCTGCAGCCATCACATCTGTAGTTGGTGCAGCCTACACATCTGTTTCGTTTATTCGTACGTTAAATCCTATGTTTGAGAAATATAGCAAATGGCTCACAATCGGATTCATCTCTGTTTCCACGGTTGTCTTTGCGTTAGTTGGAAAACCTGTTGCCATACTGATTTTAGTTGGTGCACTGAACGGTCTCATTTTACCGATCTCTTTAGGTGTAATCTTAATCGCCGCTTATAAGCCAAAGATTGTTGGAGACTACAAACATCCGATGTGGATGACAATATTTGGTGTGGTGATCGTTCTTGTTATGGCAGCGATGAGTGTCTACACCCTTTACACGGAAATTCCGAAACTTTTCGCATAA
- a CDS encoding LXG domain-containing protein, with amino-acid sequence MKVLKVSEVYQEIDQTIKKKESEKEQIIAIRNALNYIIELDEGLKGEGGLAIKEHFTVLHIPITLLLNQFLDEYINRLKKIKSRISKFESEDALITEEFILHDVKQGLDKLKQFTEDSADTINKITSQVNHLVSTIPLHASSFTTIVDQSVSNNQKTSDELNQIDETTTTSLSELFDGLGDISQFVKKVNRWSSEGIILSQKTISEIDEFFMSSDTIQNMIDDAIELSVEQGDSTFMGDIASWLDQLGKATGALDVTKGAIAFTILTTNMLELTRDGKGNFIVKASPSWVKGKSKKYESKLAENIYKLLQKGDKTSGNPILRYLGSYNNKPSGLLRELVGLDKGTTKISFGTMVSDHKGIFVFSDADLKNYAQKVDVAKTADQFKSVDGLTSLGKKIPVIGIAFSVGTNSAEFFSDENQYKSNYEKSGRFAAGIGMDVGIAGLTAGGAAIGTMFCPGIGTVIGGAVGAGIGIVGSWALEDKIKGWGEDAGKWIEEDGKEMISNATETFSDALSDAGDFVSGWFR; translated from the coding sequence ATGAAGGTACTCAAAGTTTCTGAAGTTTACCAAGAAATTGATCAGACCATCAAAAAAAAAGAAAGTGAAAAAGAACAAATTATTGCCATCAGGAATGCTTTGAATTATATCATTGAACTCGATGAAGGTTTAAAAGGAGAAGGTGGCTTAGCGATTAAAGAACATTTCACAGTTCTGCATATCCCCATCACACTCCTGCTTAATCAATTCTTAGACGAATACATAAATCGATTAAAAAAAATTAAGTCGCGGATCTCAAAATTCGAATCAGAAGATGCATTAATAACAGAAGAGTTCATTCTGCATGATGTAAAACAAGGACTTGATAAGCTGAAGCAATTTACGGAAGATTCCGCAGACACTATTAACAAAATTACATCTCAAGTAAACCACCTTGTGAGCACTATCCCGCTTCATGCTAGTTCTTTTACTACTATCGTCGATCAATCTGTGAGCAATAATCAGAAGACGTCCGATGAACTGAATCAAATCGATGAAACCACGACAACCTCATTAAGTGAACTGTTTGATGGTTTAGGAGACATCTCTCAATTTGTTAAAAAAGTGAATAGGTGGTCTAGCGAAGGTATTATTCTTAGTCAAAAAACGATCTCTGAAATTGACGAGTTCTTCATGTCATCTGACACTATACAGAACATGATAGATGATGCGATTGAATTATCCGTTGAGCAAGGAGATTCTACGTTTATGGGGGATATTGCCTCATGGCTCGATCAACTAGGAAAAGCAACTGGGGCTTTAGATGTGACAAAAGGTGCTATTGCTTTCACCATTCTTACAACGAATATGTTAGAGCTTACTAGAGATGGTAAAGGTAATTTTATCGTTAAAGCTTCTCCTTCATGGGTAAAAGGAAAATCCAAAAAATATGAATCTAAGCTTGCTGAAAATATATATAAACTTCTACAAAAAGGAGATAAAACATCTGGTAATCCTATTTTAAGATATCTTGGATCCTACAATAACAAGCCTAGTGGTTTATTAAGAGAATTAGTAGGCTTAGATAAAGGAACAACAAAAATTAGCTTTGGTACGATGGTTAGTGATCATAAAGGAATATTTGTTTTTTCAGATGCTGACTTAAAGAACTATGCTCAAAAAGTAGATGTCGCAAAAACAGCAGATCAGTTCAAGAGCGTAGATGGGCTTACTTCGCTAGGTAAAAAGATACCAGTAATAGGTATCGCATTTTCTGTAGGAACGAATTCCGCAGAATTTTTCAGTGACGAAAACCAATACAAATCAAACTATGAAAAATCAGGTCGTTTTGCTGCTGGAATCGGTATGGATGTTGGAATTGCTGGGTTAACTGCTGGTGGAGCTGCCATTGGCACCATGTTCTGCCCGGGAATAGGAACCGTAATTGGTGGGGCCGTTGGAGCTGGAATCGGTATCGTTGGTTCGTGGGCACTAGAAGATAAGATTAAAGGCTGGGGCGAAGATGCTGGAAAATGGATTGAAGAAGATGGAAAAGAAATGATTTCAAATGCAACAGAGACTTTCTCAGACGCTCTATCTGATGCCGGTGATTTCGTCTCAGGATGGTTTAGATAA
- the pxpB gene encoding 5-oxoprolinase subunit PxpB, with amino-acid sequence MKYTIEPLGDNSMIIELGQDMSHEIQQKVKKVSSFFEENMFDWVIETVPGFTTVAVFYDPLKIDTKTLPYDEVCSFLEPLLEKLEVDGDAEPRVVEIPVCYGGEFGPDLEEVANHNGLSVDEVIDIHCNGEYTVYMIGFAPGFPYIGGMSEKIAAPRRSNPRLKIPAGSVGIAGKQTGVYPIETPGGWQLIGKTPEKLFTPEGETPSLLQAGDQIKFVPISEEEFQKYEEDAQ; translated from the coding sequence ATGAAATATACCATTGAGCCACTTGGCGATAACAGCATGATTATTGAACTCGGACAAGATATGAGCCATGAGATCCAGCAAAAAGTCAAAAAAGTCTCCTCTTTCTTTGAAGAGAATATGTTTGATTGGGTGATTGAAACCGTTCCTGGTTTTACGACTGTCGCTGTTTTTTATGATCCGTTAAAGATTGACACGAAGACTCTTCCTTATGATGAAGTATGTTCATTTTTGGAACCGCTTTTAGAAAAATTAGAGGTCGACGGTGATGCTGAACCTCGTGTCGTTGAGATTCCCGTCTGTTACGGCGGTGAGTTTGGTCCAGATTTAGAGGAAGTTGCGAATCACAACGGACTCAGTGTTGACGAAGTAATTGATATCCACTGTAATGGTGAATACACCGTTTATATGATCGGGTTTGCCCCTGGCTTTCCATATATCGGTGGTATGAGTGAAAAAATTGCTGCGCCGAGACGAAGTAATCCGAGATTGAAAATTCCAGCCGGTTCTGTTGGAATTGCTGGCAAACAAACAGGCGTGTATCCGATTGAAACGCCTGGTGGATGGCAGCTCATCGGCAAAACACCGGAAAAGCTTTTCACTCCAGAAGGTGAAACGCCTTCCCTTCTTCAAGCCGGTGACCAGATTAAGTTTGTACCGATCTCAGAAGAAGAGTTTCAAAAATATGAGGAGGACGCACAATGA
- a CDS encoding sucrose-6-phosphate hydrolase — protein sequence MAKYMEPKYRTILEAKENELDNLKGVSVNSAWKPAYHIHPQFGLINDPNGLAYYNGEFHVFYQWYPFDAMHGMKHWAYVKSSDLVNWERQPVALVPVEDYESHGAYSGASLEVDGKLYMYYTGNIKYSAEERSANQCLAIMEKDGTITKYANNPVIEGVPEGYTGHVRDPKVFEKDGCYYMLLGAQRTDQTGALIVYESENAVDWRFKGELKLALDLPNSVYMLECPDYFEVSGKDVLIVSPQGLDADGHNYHNLYNVISVIGKLDLERLTFEVGTYHELDKGFDFYAPQSFAGKSNERLLFAWAGMGEVEYPSDKEKWAHCLSVPRELEVVDGKLRQKPADELKQLRVRSESSEMEIVEGAVEIQNASDQYELELDFNDIEANQFGVELFASETEGLVLAFDREKQTVSVNREKFDAAFGGDFGYVRSSELAIGDSVKIRVFVDHSIAEIFINDGEVVFTTRVFPEKESKGIKVFSDDKLRGNYTKHELSQGITV from the coding sequence ATGGCAAAATATATGGAACCAAAATATAGAACGATCTTGGAAGCGAAAGAAAATGAATTGGACAATTTGAAAGGGGTGTCGGTTAATTCCGCATGGAAGCCAGCTTATCATATACACCCTCAGTTCGGATTGATTAACGATCCGAACGGTCTCGCGTATTATAACGGCGAGTTTCATGTGTTTTACCAATGGTATCCGTTCGATGCCATGCACGGCATGAAGCACTGGGCGTATGTGAAATCGAGTGATCTCGTGAACTGGGAAAGGCAGCCGGTAGCACTTGTTCCGGTAGAGGATTATGAATCACATGGTGCGTATTCAGGAGCGTCCCTTGAAGTAGATGGAAAGCTGTATATGTACTACACAGGCAACATCAAATATAGTGCCGAAGAGAGATCGGCTAACCAGTGCTTGGCGATCATGGAGAAAGACGGCACGATTACGAAATATGCTAACAACCCCGTGATCGAAGGTGTTCCAGAAGGGTATACGGGACATGTTCGGGATCCGAAGGTTTTTGAAAAAGACGGATGCTATTACATGTTGTTAGGTGCTCAGCGCACGGACCAGACAGGTGCCCTCATTGTCTATGAATCTGAAAATGCAGTGGATTGGCGTTTTAAAGGTGAATTGAAGTTAGCGTTAGATCTGCCGAATTCTGTGTATATGCTAGAGTGTCCTGATTACTTCGAAGTCAGCGGGAAAGATGTACTTATTGTTTCTCCGCAAGGCTTAGATGCTGATGGGCACAACTATCATAATCTATATAATGTGATCTCTGTAATCGGAAAGTTAGATCTTGAAAGACTTACATTTGAGGTAGGAACGTATCACGAACTGGATAAAGGTTTTGACTTTTATGCACCACAATCGTTCGCAGGAAAAAGTAATGAACGTCTTTTATTCGCTTGGGCTGGAATGGGAGAGGTCGAGTACCCGTCAGACAAAGAAAAATGGGCGCATTGCCTTTCCGTTCCACGGGAGCTAGAGGTTGTGGATGGAAAGCTTCGTCAAAAACCAGCTGATGAGTTAAAACAGTTAAGGGTACGATCGGAATCCTCAGAGATGGAGATTGTGGAGGGAGCAGTTGAGATACAGAATGCGTCAGATCAATACGAGTTGGAGCTTGATTTTAACGATATTGAAGCGAACCAGTTTGGCGTAGAATTGTTTGCATCTGAAACGGAAGGTCTAGTCCTAGCGTTTGACCGAGAAAAACAAACCGTCTCTGTGAACCGTGAAAAATTTGATGCAGCATTTGGCGGCGATTTCGGATATGTGCGAAGTTCAGAGCTTGCGATTGGTGATTCAGTTAAGATCCGTGTGTTTGTTGATCACAGCATAGCAGAAATTTTTATCAATGATGGCGAAGTTGTGTTTACGACAAGAGTGTTTCCTGAAAAAGAATCAAAAGGAATCAAAGTGTTTAGTGATGATAAGTTGAGGGGTAATTATACGAAGCACGAGCTATCTCAAGGAATCACGGTTTAA
- a CDS encoding putative hydro-lyase, whose product MNALDHLTPVEARELIRRGEWRKPTSGLANGFTQGNLVVLPKDLAFEFLLFCQRNPKPCPVLDVTEPGSAVPALVAPGADLRVDIPKYNVYRHGELVEECTDITSLWNEDMVGFLLGCSFTFEHALMNNGIPVRHIERGCNVPMFKTNIDCVKAGRFEGPMVVSMRPVPEKDVVRAVQVTSRFPSVHGAPVHIGNPEAIGVSDLYQPDFGDPVQIHDGEVPVFWACGVTPQAVAMHVKPEIMITHAPGHMFITDVRDEKYGVL is encoded by the coding sequence ATGAACGCATTAGACCATTTAACTCCAGTTGAAGCTCGTGAACTGATACGCCGTGGTGAGTGGAGGAAGCCGACAAGCGGACTCGCAAACGGCTTTACACAAGGAAATCTTGTGGTGTTGCCAAAAGATCTCGCTTTTGAATTCCTTCTGTTCTGTCAGCGAAATCCGAAGCCTTGTCCCGTGCTGGATGTAACAGAGCCAGGTTCCGCTGTTCCTGCCTTAGTTGCACCTGGTGCTGATCTACGCGTCGATATACCGAAGTATAACGTTTATCGGCACGGGGAGCTTGTTGAAGAATGTACCGATATTACTTCGCTATGGAATGAAGACATGGTCGGCTTTCTGCTCGGTTGCAGCTTTACGTTTGAACATGCGCTGATGAATAATGGAATTCCTGTTCGTCACATCGAGCGAGGATGCAACGTTCCGATGTTCAAAACAAACATCGACTGTGTGAAAGCCGGACGATTTGAAGGTCCCATGGTCGTGAGCATGCGTCCGGTCCCTGAAAAAGACGTTGTTCGAGCGGTTCAAGTAACAAGCCGCTTCCCTTCTGTTCACGGAGCTCCGGTTCATATCGGTAACCCAGAAGCGATCGGTGTTTCCGATCTATATCAGCCGGACTTCGGTGACCCTGTTCAGATTCATGATGGTGAGGTTCCTGTGTTTTGGGCATGTGGGGTAACGCCTCAAGCCGTCGCGATGCATGTGAAACCTGAAATCATGATCACGCACGCGCCAGGACACATGTTCATTACAGATGTACGTGATGAAAAGTATGGTGTTTTGTAG
- a CDS encoding biotin-dependent carboxyltransferase family protein codes for MIKITKPGLLTSVQDLGRYGFQKYGVITSGVMDTTAHRIANSLVGNDENEATLELTLLGPDMEFREDTLISICGGNLSPSIDGKPVKLWRSVLVTAGSKLKFGGCKTGCRAYLAVAGGFDVPEVMNSKSTYLRAGIGGHNGKALQNEDELSIGEFSELSGKIAKVLATQLGENKFAEMQWTISSDFIASSASKPQVRVMKGRQYDWFTTESQMKLFTDHFEVTSQSDRMGYRLKGPELALEEKQEMLSEAVSFGTIQVPSEGNPIVLLADRQTTGGYPKIGQIATVDLSIMAQLKPGDKVQFVEVSHEVAQQLYLDREKKFHQLKQGIALKIRQESK; via the coding sequence ATGATAAAAATCACAAAGCCTGGCCTCCTAACGAGTGTTCAAGATCTAGGCCGTTACGGGTTTCAAAAATATGGCGTGATCACGAGTGGTGTCATGGACACGACCGCACATCGGATAGCAAATTCTTTAGTTGGAAATGATGAGAATGAAGCAACTTTAGAACTTACATTGCTCGGGCCTGATATGGAGTTTAGAGAAGATACGCTGATTTCAATCTGTGGTGGCAACTTGTCCCCTTCCATTGACGGGAAACCTGTAAAATTATGGCGCTCGGTCCTTGTGACGGCTGGCAGCAAGCTAAAATTCGGCGGATGTAAAACCGGGTGTCGTGCTTACCTTGCAGTGGCTGGCGGTTTTGATGTACCAGAAGTAATGAACAGCAAATCTACCTATTTACGAGCTGGAATCGGCGGACATAACGGAAAAGCACTGCAGAATGAAGATGAGCTTTCGATCGGTGAATTCAGTGAACTTTCCGGAAAGATAGCTAAAGTTTTAGCAACACAGCTTGGAGAGAATAAGTTCGCGGAAATGCAATGGACGATTTCTTCTGATTTTATAGCCTCTTCTGCTTCTAAACCGCAAGTTCGAGTCATGAAGGGCAGACAGTACGACTGGTTTACAACAGAAAGCCAGATGAAGCTTTTTACCGATCATTTTGAAGTGACATCACAATCCGATAGAATGGGTTACCGTTTAAAAGGACCTGAACTTGCTCTCGAAGAGAAACAAGAGATGCTCTCTGAAGCTGTGAGCTTTGGTACAATTCAAGTTCCATCTGAAGGCAATCCGATCGTACTGCTCGCGGACCGTCAAACTACCGGCGGATATCCAAAGATCGGGCAGATTGCCACAGTTGATCTTTCAATCATGGCGCAGCTTAAGCCTGGAGACAAAGTACAGTTCGTAGAAGTTTCACACGAAGTGGCCCAACAACTCTACTTAGATCGTGAAAAGAAATTTCACCAGTTAAAACAAGGAATCGCACTTAAAATACGACAAGAATCGAAGTAA
- a CDS encoding PTS transporter subunit EIIC, with amino-acid sequence MADSNIKSKYLPTVKEMITLIGGKENIQGAAHCATRLRLVLKDNSLADTKAIGDLDHVKGSFVAGDQLQIIIGAGTVNDVYAVFTEEAGISGMSLGDVKEQSAQKQNAFQRGIKALSDVFVEIIPGLLAAALLMGVTGLLSQKGIFGPKSVVEMYPAIEGFNRFISIMSTGIFTILPLLVVYSATKRFGGNPVLGLVLGAIMLHPDLANAYAVGNGTVKPEVISLFGLKVSLVAFQGGIIIALMMGFVIAKLDKFFSRKVPDMIKLFLAPFLTIVVSGFLLFSAVGPLGRLLSDGITNGLMWSVDNLGIVGFMLFAGVQQIIVITGLHHVIGAVEAQLIADTGSNFIMPLMSVALMGQGGAVLGYTLAMWKSEKARQIGVSAFGSTLFGISEPALFGVNVKYKFPLIMGSIGGAIGGAYVYLSGIKALGFGATAIPGFAIIAAKDSGHLHYVAANLLALAVGAILTIIYLKVRKPNMD; translated from the coding sequence ATGGCTGATTCAAATATAAAATCAAAATACCTGCCTACCGTTAAGGAAATGATCACATTGATAGGCGGAAAAGAAAATATTCAAGGTGCAGCTCATTGTGCGACAAGACTGCGACTTGTACTTAAAGATAACTCGCTGGCTGATACGAAGGCGATCGGTGACCTTGATCATGTGAAAGGATCGTTTGTAGCTGGCGATCAGCTGCAGATCATCATTGGAGCAGGAACGGTCAATGACGTGTATGCCGTATTTACGGAGGAAGCTGGCATTTCTGGAATGTCACTTGGCGATGTAAAAGAACAATCTGCTCAGAAACAAAATGCATTCCAAAGAGGAATTAAAGCACTGTCTGATGTGTTCGTTGAAATTATTCCTGGTTTGCTTGCGGCTGCACTCTTAATGGGTGTTACAGGACTGCTAAGCCAAAAAGGAATCTTTGGTCCGAAATCAGTTGTAGAGATGTATCCGGCCATTGAAGGGTTTAACCGTTTCATCTCAATCATGTCTACTGGTATTTTCACGATCTTACCGCTACTCGTTGTTTATTCAGCAACAAAACGGTTCGGTGGTAATCCTGTACTCGGTCTTGTGCTTGGAGCGATCATGCTTCACCCGGATCTTGCCAATGCCTATGCAGTTGGAAACGGGACGGTCAAACCAGAAGTAATCAGCTTATTTGGTTTAAAAGTGTCTCTTGTTGCTTTTCAAGGCGGTATTATCATCGCCTTGATGATGGGATTTGTTATTGCTAAGCTGGATAAATTCTTCAGCCGAAAAGTGCCTGATATGATCAAACTTTTCTTGGCACCGTTCTTAACTATTGTTGTATCTGGATTTCTACTGTTTTCAGCAGTTGGCCCTTTAGGCCGCTTGCTGTCAGATGGGATTACAAACGGGCTGATGTGGTCTGTTGATAATCTTGGTATTGTAGGATTCATGTTGTTTGCAGGTGTTCAGCAGATCATCGTAATTACAGGTCTTCATCACGTCATTGGAGCTGTTGAGGCTCAATTGATCGCGGATACAGGATCGAATTTTATTATGCCATTAATGTCTGTTGCGTTGATGGGGCAGGGTGGAGCTGTTCTTGGTTACACGTTAGCGATGTGGAAAAGTGAAAAGGCGAGACAGATTGGTGTTTCTGCATTTGGTTCAACGCTGTTTGGAATCTCAGAGCCAGCTCTGTTCGGAGTAAACGTTAAATACAAGTTTCCTCTGATCATGGGAAGTATCGGTGGCGCGATCGGCGGAGCTTATGTCTACTTATCAGGAATTAAAGCTCTTGGTTTTGGCGCAACGGCTATACCTGGATTTGCGATCATCGCTGCAAAAGACAGTGGACATCTTCACTATGTAGCGGCAAACCTTTTAGCACTCGCAGTCGGAGCGATTCTAACAATCATTTATTTAAAGGTAAGAAAACCAAACATGGATTAA
- a CDS encoding nuclease-related domain-containing protein — protein MIVKDVTESPKIEQLRLILKRYSLESSVRKEMELELARSLAGFKGEQSLQYHLHLLPDEDCLILHDLRIPHGNYHFQLDILILTSTFFLIIEVKNMAGTLIFDREFHQLHRILNNIEETFPDPLSQLYRQTFLLREWLKRHQYPDIPVESIVIISNPNTSIKSTPGEKSLPVTHSSNLLPTFHLYQKNHSHEVLSKKELKKLHAN, from the coding sequence ATGATAGTAAAAGATGTCACAGAGTCACCCAAAATTGAACAGCTTAGACTCATACTTAAACGTTATTCGCTAGAATCTAGTGTACGAAAGGAAATGGAGCTTGAATTAGCCAGAAGTCTTGCAGGCTTTAAAGGTGAACAATCGCTGCAATACCACCTCCATCTTTTGCCGGATGAAGACTGTTTAATCTTACATGATCTCCGCATACCTCATGGAAACTACCACTTTCAGCTCGATATCCTCATCTTAACTTCAACCTTTTTTCTCATAATCGAAGTAAAAAATATGGCTGGTACACTCATCTTTGACCGTGAATTCCATCAGCTGCACCGGATCCTTAACAACATAGAAGAAACCTTTCCTGATCCTCTCTCTCAGCTATATCGTCAGACCTTTTTGCTGCGCGAGTGGTTAAAACGGCATCAGTATCCCGACATTCCCGTCGAATCCATCGTAATCATTAGCAATCCAAACACCTCGATTAAATCTACCCCTGGTGAGAAATCGCTCCCTGTCACGCATAGCTCCAATTTGTTACCTACCTTCCATCTCTATCAAAAAAACCACTCGCACGAAGTTCTCTCAAAAAAAGAATTAAAAAAATTACACGCCAATTAG
- a CDS encoding DUF5082 family protein: MKDNSQLIMSLNSSISNLTGQMNDNQEKINLLRKSHSELTNEHQIFDENKSLINKPSLDSSVWNGKSAVRFSEERSAMEQSYISMSGIIENQLEDIMNKINELESSNASLANSISSKRTQLSNLK, from the coding sequence ATGAAAGATAATTCTCAACTAATTATGTCGTTAAATAGTTCAATATCTAACCTTACTGGACAGATGAATGACAACCAAGAAAAAATAAATTTATTACGTAAATCTCATTCAGAGCTTACAAACGAACACCAAATATTTGATGAAAACAAGAGTCTCATTAATAAGCCTTCACTAGACTCCTCGGTCTGGAACGGTAAAAGTGCCGTTCGCTTTAGTGAGGAACGCTCAGCAATGGAGCAATCCTATATTTCTATGAGTGGGATAATCGAGAACCAGTTAGAGGATATAATGAACAAAATTAATGAATTGGAGAGTTCCAATGCATCATTAGCGAACTCCATTTCATCAAAAAGAACACAACTTTCCAACTTAAAATAA